From Segatella copri, the proteins below share one genomic window:
- a CDS encoding two-component regulator propeller domain-containing protein yields the protein MIRRYILTFIAALIVTLSSWAQGGLPSRYNVSYLNMAAGMPNNFADDIFQDSYGFVWISTHGGGLVRYDGFNFMNFGLGSVGISLRSNSCRNVCEDPFKRLWVAFEEGPQVLDLNTMQPVVPPCENSQVEAQLNKVFKNLCTRIYCDAKGNIWMLSFNQLTRFGFNEKGEVSSVLSTSYPYNAPDLGICDVYRRGTVVLCNNGVVSEFSVKNNQLVSKNISSLFPPLEGRYGGALIYYHGKIWMGTNRGLLNSGKQEFHCSATDHSLQHEVVTSLAVSPDDKLLVGTLCGVDIFNDKTGEIEHWNTATAVNPLSSNFINSLFSKNGQIWVGSETGGVIKLAPRQLNLEFYRHDPATPGSISPNAVNAMYAAAGGTLWVGTVEGGLNALTPGSMNFVHYTVANSGLPHNTVSVLAADNRNQLWIGTWGRGFAVMNLSQPGKIIPLVIDAKHQHLLNFAGALAYDPINDGMWLGTNDGLFFYDMKRRQLIEPFRGCLNVRGCIGSLITRKGKLLMGCVRGMVEVDLKSRPHGKGDFAVTYHQYKLDNPKSGVFDKILSFCQAKDGKIWMGSNGYGLYCYTSDKNGKTQVKSYTTNNGLANNIVKGIVEDNQGMLWIATDNGLSIFNPKTEAFCSFSREDGLISSQFYFNGAIRNAKGEIFLGTDAGMMAVKGINRSVHQTGKLCFTELLVDNQPVFAGSDYLEEDISIARKLRIHESDKSFTLFFSALNYGCETQGVYLYRMKGYENEWVQLKAGQHSVRYSTLPAGDYKFEVKYIPSINSDKEQVISVEVQITPYFWKSWWFVALIIIGIIALLQYAYVRRLNKMREEEVEALYRPIEAAMKESDEPEKLQSRIQMILQNQKRYQDSQKKSIEADRKMVEETMRPFMEEVMDVMEKNYDNSEFGVQELADALGISRSVLSKNLSKETGLPTAQFIRNYRLDISRKMMADKTSNRNITEIAYRVGFNDPKYFTRCFTKQFGISPTAYKDQLDSQGSDMA from the coding sequence ATGATTAGAAGATACATTCTAACCTTTATAGCAGCATTGATCGTTACCTTGAGCAGTTGGGCGCAAGGTGGGCTGCCTAGTCGCTATAATGTAAGCTATCTCAATATGGCTGCAGGTATGCCGAATAATTTTGCTGATGATATCTTTCAGGATTCCTACGGCTTCGTATGGATCAGTACGCATGGTGGTGGACTGGTACGCTACGATGGTTTCAATTTCATGAACTTCGGTTTGGGGTCTGTAGGAATCAGTCTGCGAAGCAACAGCTGCCGTAATGTCTGCGAAGATCCGTTCAAGCGCCTTTGGGTGGCTTTCGAAGAAGGTCCGCAGGTGCTCGACCTCAATACCATGCAGCCTGTTGTTCCACCTTGTGAGAACAGCCAGGTAGAGGCACAACTCAACAAAGTATTCAAGAACCTTTGCACCCGAATATATTGTGATGCAAAGGGCAATATATGGATGCTTTCTTTCAACCAGCTTACCCGTTTCGGCTTTAACGAAAAGGGCGAGGTGAGCAGCGTCTTGTCCACATCCTATCCTTATAATGCTCCCGACCTCGGAATCTGTGATGTCTATCGCAGAGGAACGGTTGTATTATGCAACAATGGAGTGGTGAGCGAGTTTTCTGTGAAGAACAATCAGCTCGTGTCAAAGAACATCTCATCCCTGTTCCCTCCGCTCGAAGGTCGGTATGGGGGGGCGCTTATTTATTATCATGGCAAGATATGGATGGGTACGAATCGCGGATTGCTTAATAGCGGCAAGCAGGAATTCCATTGCTCTGCTACCGACCATTCGCTCCAGCACGAAGTAGTGACGAGCCTTGCTGTTTCTCCAGATGACAAACTTCTGGTAGGAACGCTCTGTGGCGTAGATATCTTCAATGATAAGACCGGAGAGATAGAACATTGGAACACTGCTACGGCTGTGAATCCGCTGAGCAGCAACTTTATCAACAGTCTTTTCTCAAAGAACGGACAGATATGGGTAGGTTCTGAGACAGGTGGTGTTATCAAGCTGGCTCCACGTCAGCTGAATTTGGAATTCTACCGTCACGACCCCGCCACCCCGGGCAGTATCTCTCCTAATGCTGTCAATGCTATGTATGCGGCAGCCGGCGGAACCCTGTGGGTAGGAACAGTAGAGGGAGGTCTCAATGCCTTGACTCCAGGCAGCATGAACTTTGTTCATTATACGGTGGCAAATTCCGGTTTGCCGCATAATACCGTCTCGGTTCTTGCAGCTGATAACCGCAATCAGCTCTGGATTGGTACCTGGGGAAGGGGCTTTGCTGTGATGAATCTCAGTCAGCCGGGCAAGATTATTCCTCTGGTGATAGATGCTAAGCATCAGCATTTACTCAACTTTGCCGGTGCCTTGGCTTACGATCCTATCAATGATGGTATGTGGCTCGGAACCAATGACGGTCTCTTCTTCTATGATATGAAGCGCCGCCAACTCATTGAACCTTTCAGGGGATGCCTGAATGTGCGCGGCTGCATTGGTTCTCTGATAACCCGAAAGGGCAAACTCCTGATGGGTTGTGTGCGGGGAATGGTAGAGGTCGACCTCAAGTCGCGTCCTCATGGCAAGGGCGATTTCGCTGTGACGTATCATCAGTATAAACTCGACAATCCGAAGAGTGGAGTCTTCGATAAGATATTGTCTTTCTGCCAGGCTAAGGATGGAAAGATATGGATGGGCAGTAACGGCTACGGTCTGTATTGCTATACCAGCGATAAAAACGGAAAGACTCAAGTGAAGTCGTATACCACCAATAACGGACTTGCCAACAATATCGTGAAGGGTATTGTAGAGGATAACCAGGGGATGTTGTGGATAGCTACCGATAATGGACTCTCTATCTTCAATCCGAAGACCGAGGCATTCTGTAGTTTCTCCCGTGAAGACGGTCTGATCAGTTCGCAGTTCTATTTCAATGGAGCCATCCGCAATGCCAAGGGCGAAATATTCTTGGGCACCGATGCGGGTATGATGGCTGTAAAGGGCATAAACCGTTCTGTGCATCAGACGGGTAAGTTGTGCTTTACCGAACTTCTGGTAGATAACCAGCCTGTCTTTGCCGGCAGCGATTATCTGGAAGAAGACATTTCTATTGCCAGAAAGTTGCGTATCCATGAGAGTGATAAGTCGTTCACCCTCTTTTTCTCAGCGCTCAATTATGGATGCGAGACACAGGGCGTGTACCTTTATCGCATGAAGGGATACGAGAATGAATGGGTTCAACTCAAGGCTGGTCAGCATAGTGTGCGTTATTCCACTCTGCCAGCTGGAGACTATAAGTTTGAGGTGAAATATATCCCATCTATCAATTCCGACAAGGAGCAGGTGATCTCTGTAGAAGTTCAGATTACTCCTTATTTCTGGAAGAGCTGGTGGTTTGTTGCTCTTATTATAATAGGTATCATTGCCTTGCTCCAATATGCTTATGTGCGCCGTCTCAACAAGATGCGCGAAGAGGAAGTTGAGGCTCTGTACCGTCCTATCGAGGCAGCGATGAAGGAAAGTGATGAACCAGAAAAGCTGCAGAGTCGCATCCAGATGATTCTGCAGAACCAGAAGCGTTATCAGGACAGTCAGAAAAAGAGCATTGAGGCTGACAGGAAGATGGTAGAGGAGACTATGCGTCCATTCATGGAAGAAGTGATGGATGTGATGGAGAAGAATTACGATAATTCGGAGTTTGGTGTACAGGAACTGGCAGATGCCTTAGGTATATCCCGCAGTGTACTGAGCAAGAATCTCTCCAAGGAGACAGGCTTACCAACAGCCCAGTTTATCCGCAACTACCGTCTCGACATCTCGCGCAAGATGATGGCTGATAAAACTTCCAACCGAAATATTACGGAGATAGCCTACCGTGTAGGCTTCAACGATCCGAAGTATTTCACCCGTTGCTTCACCAAGCAGTTTGGCATCTCGCCGACTGCATATAAGGATCAGTTGGATTCTCAGGGTTCAGATATGGCATAG
- a CDS encoding DUF6722 family protein — MIEELGKWLLDIAKYIVTAYVLVRMFGNDDGSIWTLIGAVFFAALTFGTGLYLIRRSENKK, encoded by the coding sequence ATGATAGAAGAATTAGGCAAATGGCTGTTAGATATAGCAAAATATATTGTTACAGCTTATGTTTTAGTGAGAATGTTTGGTAATGATGATGGTTCGATTTGGACTTTAATAGGAGCAGTCTTTTTTGCAGCTCTTACGTTTGGGACAGGGTTATATCTTATCAGACGAAGTGAAAATAAAAAATAA
- a CDS encoding glycoside hydrolase family 13 protein, whose protein sequence is MKKIIASLVLMGSAISMNAAVNVSRIEPTDWYVGMKDASLQLMVYGKDIKNADVTVNYPGVKVDSIARLDSPNYLLVYLNLDGAKAGEMTLNFKQGKQSKKVKYVLKNREMAGDKRIGFSNEDVLYMLMPDRFANGNLKNDAFKTMRDKTCNRAEPSLRHGGDLEGIRQHLDYFNQLGVTALWFTPVLENDSPSNGKNSSYHGYATTNYYRVDPRFGTNADYKQLIDEAHKKGLKIVMDMIFNHCGFEHPWVADMPSKDWFNKPEWLAPENQTAEHQKNIGTVDGAAKVNDKYLQTSYKLTPVLDPYASKVDLTETVDGWFVPTMPDLNQRNPHVIKYLIQNSEWWIESAGIDGIRMDTYPYADRDAMARWMKVLGEEYPHFNTVGETWVTEPAYTAAWQKDSKLSEKNSYLPTVMDFAFFDRINSAKKEETDDWWNGMNRLYNVFCYDYLYPNPKSVMAFIENHDTDRFLGEGKDTLALKQALSLLLTINRTPQLYYGTEVLMNGTKSVTDGNVRKDFPGGWAGDKHNAFTAEGRTQAENQMFNWLSNLLHWRQGNEVITKGKQTQFCPQKGVYVIARQYKGKNVMTVINGKNEANELNVSRYAEIIGSHDKATDITNGRTVLINKNVKLRPRQSMILEF, encoded by the coding sequence ATGAAAAAGATAATAGCTTCATTAGTGCTTATGGGTAGCGCAATAAGTATGAACGCGGCAGTTAACGTAAGCCGCATTGAACCTACTGACTGGTATGTGGGCATGAAGGATGCTTCGCTCCAGCTGATGGTGTATGGCAAGGATATCAAGAATGCCGATGTAACGGTAAACTATCCGGGTGTGAAGGTAGACAGCATCGCCCGCCTTGATTCTCCTAATTATCTCCTGGTTTATCTTAACCTCGATGGAGCAAAGGCTGGTGAGATGACCCTCAACTTCAAGCAGGGCAAACAGTCGAAGAAGGTAAAGTATGTGTTGAAGAACCGTGAGATGGCGGGCGATAAGCGCATCGGTTTCTCTAACGAGGATGTGCTCTATATGCTGATGCCAGACCGTTTTGCCAACGGCAATCTGAAGAATGATGCCTTTAAGACGATGCGTGATAAGACCTGCAACCGTGCAGAGCCTAGTCTGCGACATGGTGGCGACCTGGAGGGAATCCGCCAGCACTTGGATTATTTTAACCAGTTGGGTGTAACCGCTCTGTGGTTTACCCCGGTTTTGGAGAACGACAGTCCAAGTAACGGCAAGAACAGCAGTTATCATGGTTATGCTACCACCAATTATTATCGTGTAGACCCACGTTTCGGAACCAATGCCGATTATAAGCAGCTGATAGATGAGGCTCACAAGAAAGGTTTGAAGATTGTGATGGATATGATTTTCAACCATTGCGGCTTCGAGCATCCTTGGGTTGCCGATATGCCTTCAAAGGACTGGTTTAATAAACCAGAATGGCTGGCTCCTGAAAATCAGACTGCCGAGCATCAGAAGAACATCGGTACGGTGGATGGCGCTGCTAAGGTGAACGATAAGTATCTGCAGACCAGTTATAAGCTGACTCCGGTACTTGATCCATATGCCAGCAAGGTTGATCTCACAGAAACCGTAGATGGCTGGTTTGTTCCAACTATGCCTGACCTCAACCAGCGTAACCCACACGTTATCAAGTATCTGATTCAGAACAGCGAGTGGTGGATAGAGAGTGCAGGTATCGACGGCATCCGTATGGATACCTATCCTTATGCCGACCGCGATGCGATGGCACGCTGGATGAAGGTGCTAGGCGAGGAGTATCCTCACTTCAATACCGTAGGCGAGACTTGGGTAACCGAACCTGCCTATACTGCAGCCTGGCAGAAGGACAGCAAACTTTCTGAGAAGAACAGCTATCTGCCAACCGTTATGGATTTCGCCTTCTTCGACCGCATCAATAGTGCAAAGAAAGAAGAGACCGATGACTGGTGGAACGGCATGAACCGTCTCTACAACGTGTTCTGCTACGACTATCTCTATCCGAATCCAAAGAGCGTAATGGCATTCATCGAGAATCATGATACCGACCGCTTCCTGGGTGAAGGCAAGGATACTCTGGCTTTGAAGCAGGCGCTGTCATTGCTTCTTACCATCAATCGCACTCCTCAGCTCTATTATGGTACAGAGGTGCTGATGAATGGTACCAAGAGCGTGACCGATGGCAATGTACGCAAGGACTTCCCTGGCGGTTGGGCTGGTGATAAGCACAATGCCTTTACAGCTGAGGGTAGAACACAGGCAGAAAACCAGATGTTCAACTGGCTCAGCAACCTGTTGCACTGGCGTCAGGGCAATGAAGTGATTACCAAGGGCAAGCAGACCCAGTTCTGTCCTCAGAAGGGTGTTTACGTAATTGCCCGCCAGTATAAGGGTAAGAATGTGATGACGGTTATCAACGGCAAGAACGAGGCAAACGAGCTGAATGTTTCCCGTTATGCAGAGATTATCGGTTCTCATGACAAGGCCACGGATATTACAAACGGTCGCACCGTTCTTATCAACAAGAACGTAAAACTCCGTCCTCGCCAGAGCATGATTCTTGAGTTCTAA
- a CDS encoding RagB/SusD family nutrient uptake outer membrane protein, which yields MKLYKLSLALFLGLGAMATTSCEDKLDVTNPNQQTTGTFGFNADDLEECVIAAYNHIRMEGSSARVGYTLDVTRGDEVWNSSQVWYMPFDDMNDPVTDEISMWPWREAYYTINVCNFILSRTTGDDASLSESMKRIKGQALFLRGYSYYTLAGYYQNPALITDYANYSSLDGLYGKNSTYDDVLDQVEKDFSEAMTLLPSRDEGGEWAKGRATCGAAAGYYARTLMQRHKYSDALVVLKDIMNKKYGSYKLMANYGDNFREGSAYENNAESLFEIQYLDYGSQGVDDEWTPGNTSPNATQGHAVESNFAPGRFGGWADLSASPWLYNLFKQERTTAGKLDPRLYWTIGTYETDWVGFENGNVAYKSEMTASDTIITNNNYGGLPIAKWTNFRTNLYDKVTTGLHCGINLRMMRYSDVLLRAAECENEVNGPTQQAIDWINQVRERANLKDLSLSDFDTKDKLFEQIANVERPKEFGCEYGRGFDLIRWGFFYDQGRLAQLKEHGTFRRSPYKAKESVSYSLVGVDSEVKSSYDTYVPGHEFLPIYQGLLNDNPNLTGNSANTNTDNSSDFFGRGWTVHPVVNLGN from the coding sequence ATGAAACTATATAAATTATCATTAGCTCTCTTCCTTGGCCTCGGTGCTATGGCTACCACATCTTGCGAGGACAAGTTGGATGTTACCAATCCTAACCAGCAGACCACCGGTACCTTCGGTTTCAATGCTGATGATCTGGAGGAGTGCGTTATTGCAGCATACAACCATATTCGTATGGAAGGTTCTTCGGCACGTGTGGGTTATACCCTCGATGTGACACGTGGCGATGAGGTATGGAACTCATCACAGGTATGGTACATGCCATTCGATGACATGAACGACCCTGTGACGGATGAAATCTCCATGTGGCCTTGGCGTGAGGCTTACTATACTATTAATGTATGTAACTTCATTCTTTCACGTACCACAGGCGATGATGCTTCGCTCAGCGAAAGCATGAAGCGAATCAAGGGACAGGCTCTCTTCCTCCGCGGTTATTCATACTATACATTGGCAGGATATTACCAGAATCCTGCGCTGATAACTGATTATGCCAACTATTCTTCTCTGGATGGTCTCTATGGCAAGAACAGTACCTACGACGATGTGCTCGATCAGGTAGAGAAGGACTTCTCAGAGGCAATGACTCTCCTCCCATCACGTGATGAGGGTGGCGAGTGGGCAAAGGGTCGTGCTACCTGCGGTGCTGCTGCCGGCTACTATGCCCGCACTCTGATGCAGCGCCATAAGTATAGCGATGCACTCGTTGTACTCAAGGACATCATGAACAAGAAGTATGGCTCTTACAAGCTGATGGCCAACTATGGCGACAACTTCCGTGAGGGTTCTGCTTATGAGAACAATGCCGAGAGCCTCTTCGAAATCCAGTATCTCGACTACGGTTCACAGGGTGTAGATGATGAGTGGACTCCTGGTAATACCAGTCCTAATGCTACACAGGGTCATGCCGTAGAGTCTAACTTCGCTCCAGGTAGATTCGGTGGATGGGCAGACCTCTCAGCTTCTCCATGGTTGTACAACCTCTTCAAGCAGGAGCGTACCACAGCTGGTAAGTTGGATCCACGTCTCTACTGGACCATCGGTACATACGAGACAGACTGGGTTGGTTTTGAGAATGGTAACGTAGCTTACAAGAGCGAGATGACAGCTTCTGATACCATCATAACCAACAACAACTATGGTGGTCTTCCTATCGCTAAGTGGACCAATTTCCGTACCAACCTTTATGATAAGGTGACAACCGGTCTTCATTGCGGTATCAACCTCCGTATGATGCGTTACTCTGACGTTTTGCTTCGTGCTGCAGAGTGCGAGAACGAGGTGAACGGTCCTACACAGCAGGCTATCGACTGGATTAACCAGGTTCGTGAGCGTGCCAACCTGAAGGATTTGAGTCTCTCAGACTTCGATACCAAGGATAAGCTCTTCGAGCAGATTGCCAATGTAGAGCGTCCAAAGGAGTTCGGTTGCGAGTATGGTCGTGGTTTCGATTTGATTCGTTGGGGATTCTTCTATGATCAGGGTCGTTTGGCTCAGTTGAAGGAGCACGGAACCTTCCGTCGTTCTCCATACAAGGCAAAGGAGTCGGTAAGCTACTCTTTGGTAGGTGTTGATTCAGAGGTGAAGAGCTCTTACGATACATACGTACCAGGTCATGAGTTCCTGCCTATCTATCAGGGCTTGTTGAATGATAACCCTAACCTGACAGGTAACTCAGCTAATACGAATACGGATAACTCATCTGATTTCTTCGGAAGAGGTTGGACTGTTCATCCTGTAGTTAACTTGGGCAACTAA
- a CDS encoding SusC/RagA family TonB-linked outer membrane protein, which produces MRKQLFSMMLCLGAVGGASFVTPMPAMAAVAQDQVITVKGHVVDDQGEPLIGATVKTKDAKTGAVTDLDGNFEIRVKANATLFVSYLGYKEREIAVRGRAIIDSIQLSADNQVLDQVVVVGYGTQKKADLTGSVSIVNAEEMKKVSNSNISTMLEGKVAGVQITSDGQPGADPSVRIRGIGSFGSTAPLYVIDGVPMGTTIRDFSPNDIETIQILKDASAGAIYGSRAANGVVIITTKNGKKDQPLKVNYSGYFGVDQIPGDVYDVMNADQYSNYLGQACKNSNTPLPGGYKMGEDGMYHFQDETNTDWFDEVFKTGIRQNHNVALSGGSSHSTYNVSLDYYNQKGTLEGAGPNYERYTARVNNTMDTKFVKFRTSMVYSHSNQDNMGLSNASEYVQGLYGDVTNVLRGTLLMQPTIKAYDKSTWVLDDKVGAANGYRYDAYGYGVYYDGVHGDISASNPLLVNNLLQRNTLVDRFVGTASADVDLLGMVGIKSKNHGLHYNVNLSYSKTEAKDKTWIPSWIQSNRVYLAKENERLTKGSRNYSDALVENTITYDGKIGKHNINLLAGMTYEEENTNLLTGWGINFTEPYFLQLQNAKNTYSESYEYKHSLASYVGRLNYNYDEKYLLSAVVRRDGSSRLSKNIRWATFPSVSLGWRFDKEKFFPISRDIVNMFKIRASYGELGNENIGEYQYMASMNRNNMTYSFGNSLVTGSAVSTFVNSDIAWEKKKTTNVGIDLAMFNNRLEFTAEWYKNKSEDLLYSVPVPAQTGVSNTSVTMNAASMENSGFEFSATYRNRDHALKYDISANVSTLKNKVTSLGIGKNSYITGAYATYVGQEIGKFYGWVYEGIARTQDELDGHATQQGANVGDCLYKDISGPNGEPDGVIDAYDQTVLGSGLPKVNFGLSTHMEYKGFDLNISTYGVLNYHVSDDIYNSLNSCYGYGNKEVGMLDANRWSEDGSTYLSSVPRTYAANNATLGWNDLFSSRKIQNAAYWKIANVELGYNFPDKWFGGYVSGVRLYVSAQNLYTFTGYHGYNVDYAGGTFTPGYNFCSFPSARTFMCGLHFTF; this is translated from the coding sequence ATGAGGAAACAATTATTCTCTATGATGCTATGCCTAGGTGCTGTTGGTGGTGCTTCTTTTGTCACCCCAATGCCCGCAATGGCTGCAGTTGCACAAGATCAGGTGATCACGGTCAAGGGACATGTTGTAGATGATCAGGGTGAACCTCTGATTGGTGCAACAGTTAAGACTAAAGATGCCAAGACTGGTGCAGTTACCGACTTAGATGGTAATTTCGAAATTCGAGTAAAGGCTAATGCGACTCTTTTCGTGAGCTATCTTGGCTACAAGGAGCGTGAGATTGCAGTGCGCGGTCGTGCCATTATCGATTCTATCCAACTCTCTGCCGACAATCAGGTGCTTGACCAGGTTGTAGTAGTGGGTTATGGTACACAGAAAAAGGCAGACCTTACCGGTTCTGTATCTATCGTAAATGCTGAGGAGATGAAGAAGGTATCAAACTCTAACATCTCTACTATGCTTGAAGGTAAGGTTGCCGGTGTGCAGATTACATCAGACGGTCAGCCTGGTGCAGATCCTAGTGTGAGAATTCGTGGTATCGGTTCTTTCGGTAGCACAGCTCCTCTTTATGTCATCGATGGTGTGCCAATGGGTACCACTATCCGTGACTTCTCTCCTAATGATATCGAGACCATCCAGATTCTGAAGGATGCTTCTGCGGGTGCCATCTATGGTTCCCGTGCTGCGAATGGTGTCGTTATTATCACTACCAAGAATGGTAAGAAAGACCAGCCTCTGAAGGTGAACTACTCCGGTTACTTTGGTGTTGACCAGATTCCTGGCGATGTATATGATGTAATGAACGCTGACCAGTATAGCAACTATCTGGGTCAGGCTTGCAAGAATTCCAACACTCCTCTGCCTGGCGGTTACAAGATGGGCGAGGATGGAATGTATCATTTCCAGGACGAAACCAACACAGATTGGTTTGACGAGGTATTCAAGACCGGTATCCGACAGAACCACAACGTAGCCCTCAGCGGTGGTAGCTCTCACAGTACTTATAATGTATCTCTCGACTACTATAACCAGAAGGGTACCTTGGAAGGTGCAGGTCCTAACTACGAGCGTTACACAGCCCGTGTGAACAATACCATGGACACCAAGTTCGTGAAGTTCCGTACCAGCATGGTTTACTCTCACTCTAACCAGGACAACATGGGTCTTTCCAATGCCTCAGAGTATGTCCAGGGTCTGTATGGTGATGTAACCAACGTGCTCCGTGGTACACTTCTGATGCAGCCAACCATCAAGGCTTACGATAAGTCAACATGGGTTCTCGATGACAAGGTAGGTGCTGCAAACGGTTATCGCTACGATGCTTACGGTTATGGTGTTTACTATGATGGCGTACATGGTGATATTTCAGCTTCTAACCCATTGCTGGTTAATAACCTCCTGCAGCGCAACACCTTGGTTGACCGCTTCGTAGGTACCGCTTCTGCCGACGTAGATTTGTTGGGCATGGTAGGTATCAAGAGCAAGAACCATGGTCTTCACTATAATGTAAACCTCTCTTACAGCAAGACAGAGGCAAAGGATAAGACCTGGATTCCTTCCTGGATTCAGAGCAACCGTGTATATCTTGCCAAGGAGAATGAGCGCCTTACCAAGGGCTCACGCAACTACAGCGACGCCTTGGTTGAGAATACCATCACATACGATGGCAAGATTGGCAAGCACAACATCAACCTGCTCGCCGGTATGACATACGAGGAGGAAAATACCAACCTCCTGACTGGTTGGGGTATCAACTTCACTGAGCCATACTTCCTCCAGCTTCAGAATGCCAAGAATACTTACTCTGAGTCATACGAGTATAAGCATAGTCTGGCATCATACGTAGGTCGTTTGAACTACAACTATGATGAGAAGTATCTGCTTTCTGCAGTAGTACGTCGTGACGGTAGCTCCCGTTTGAGCAAGAACATCCGTTGGGCAACCTTCCCATCTGTATCTTTAGGTTGGCGCTTCGATAAGGAGAAGTTCTTCCCTATCAGCCGCGACATCGTTAACATGTTCAAGATTCGTGCCAGCTATGGTGAGCTCGGTAACGAGAACATTGGTGAGTACCAGTATATGGCTAGCATGAACCGTAACAACATGACTTACAGCTTCGGCAACAGTCTTGTAACCGGTTCTGCCGTTTCTACCTTCGTGAACAGCGATATCGCCTGGGAGAAGAAGAAGACCACCAACGTGGGTATCGACCTGGCAATGTTCAACAACCGTTTGGAGTTCACTGCCGAGTGGTATAAGAACAAGTCAGAAGACCTGCTTTACTCAGTTCCTGTGCCAGCACAGACCGGTGTATCCAACACCTCTGTAACCATGAACGCTGCCTCTATGGAGAACAGTGGCTTCGAGTTCAGCGCTACCTACCGCAACCGCGATCATGCCCTCAAGTATGATATCAGCGCCAACGTAAGTACCTTGAAGAATAAAGTAACTTCTCTGGGTATCGGTAAGAATTCATACATTACGGGTGCATACGCTACTTACGTAGGTCAGGAGATTGGTAAGTTCTATGGTTGGGTTTACGAGGGAATCGCCCGTACACAGGATGAACTTGATGGACATGCAACCCAGCAGGGAGCCAATGTTGGTGATTGTCTCTACAAGGATATCTCAGGTCCTAACGGAGAACCAGATGGCGTAATCGATGCTTACGACCAGACCGTATTGGGCAGTGGTCTTCCAAAGGTGAACTTCGGTTTGAGCACTCACATGGAGTATAAGGGTTTCGACCTCAACATCTCAACCTACGGAGTTTTGAATTATCATGTATCAGATGATATCTATAACAGTTTGAACTCTTGCTACGGCTATGGCAACAAGGAAGTAGGAATGCTGGATGCCAACCGCTGGTCAGAGGATGGTTCTACCTACCTCTCTAGTGTTCCACGCACCTATGCAGCCAACAATGCAACATTAGGCTGGAACGACCTCTTCAGCTCTCGCAAGATTCAGAATGCTGCTTACTGGAAGATAGCCAACGTAGAGTTGGGCTACAACTTCCCAGACAAGTGGTTTGGTGGATATGTAAGTGGTGTACGTCTCTATGTATCAGCACAGAACCTCTACACCTTCACAGGCTATCATGGATATAATGTAGACTACGCTGGCGGTACCTTTACCCCAGGTTATAACTTCTGCTCTTTCCCAAGTGCCAGAACGTTTATGTGCGGTCTCCATTTCACATTCTAA